The Flavobacterium marginilacus genome window below encodes:
- a CDS encoding SusC/RagA family TonB-linked outer membrane protein, whose protein sequence is MKLLKAFVFCILSVLFSVYGYAQDVSISGKVIDETGLPIPGATILLKGTSTAVGSDFDGKFQIKVPKNGVLTISFVGYKTVETVIDGQTSVQVKMYSVSQDLNEVVVVGYGTQKKVVLTGAISGVKAAQLKDLPITRVEQALQGRVSGVTIAANAGQPGSSSTIRVRGITSIGNNDPLWVVDGVVVDNGGIGFLNQADIETMDVLKDAASQAIYGARAAAGVILITTKKGKSGKMSVSYNGYAGFSQAARKLNLLDATQYTTLMNERYANGYVPSPTNPFVLPYQSTTAYGKGTDWQDAIFNDSAVRTGHELSLSGGNDVSTFYASFGLLDQEGIVASPISNYNRKNIRLNSTHKIMKGLTFGQTLGYSHEKNIGLGNTNSEFGGPLSSAINLDPTTPLVVTDPVEANLPPYSNQAGIFRDANGHPYGISQVVTQEMSNPLAYIQTRLGNYGWSDNFVGNAYLELEVIKGLKLKSTVGGKLAYWGSESFNPVSYLNSSTINAVNSLGRGTNKGFGWTVENTISYTKKIEDHTFTVLGGQGAYVDNISSGTYVTYKNIPADNFDDASFNYGAVKDNITASAYDGYEHVVTSLFARATYDYKEKYLFTGNIRRDGSSRFGNNNKYGVFPSFSLGWVPTNEDFWPQNDVVTSLKVRGGYGIVGSDAIGDFKYEATVSGGRNYTLGNQGSVVIGTSPNAPANPDLKWEETSQSNIGFDAVFFKDLNLTIDFYNKKTIGILQDIKLPGYVGTTGNPSANIADMENKGIDIEFGYRKKIGQVNFKLGGNISYVENKVTNLGNGIKFIDGNASFQSMGNITRTQVGHPINSFYGYKTQGIFQNQDEVNAYTNSSGGLVQPNAQPGDFKWQDTNNDGKITDDDKTFIGNSLPKYTYGITLNVDFKNFDLVIFTQGAVGNQIFQGLRRLDIGNANYQTSALGRWTGEGTSNSYPKLSTVDGNKNFTNASDFYLEDGDYWRFKTIQLGYSLPSDIIGKIGLSKTRIYVTGENLFTFTKYTGYDPEIGGGVIGVDRGYYPQAKSFMLGVNLQF, encoded by the coding sequence ATGAAATTATTAAAAGCATTTGTTTTTTGTATTTTATCGGTCTTATTTTCAGTTTATGGGTATGCACAGGATGTATCTATAAGTGGAAAAGTGATAGACGAAACGGGGTTGCCAATTCCAGGAGCAACTATATTATTAAAAGGAACTTCAACTGCAGTCGGCAGTGATTTTGACGGTAAGTTCCAAATTAAAGTTCCTAAAAATGGAGTTTTGACAATCAGTTTTGTAGGATATAAAACTGTAGAGACTGTTATTGATGGTCAGACATCAGTGCAGGTAAAAATGTATTCTGTATCACAAGACTTAAATGAAGTTGTGGTAGTTGGATACGGTACACAAAAGAAGGTTGTGTTAACCGGAGCAATATCAGGAGTTAAAGCTGCTCAGCTTAAAGATTTACCAATAACTAGAGTAGAACAAGCTTTGCAGGGCAGAGTTTCTGGTGTTACTATAGCAGCAAATGCTGGACAGCCAGGGTCTTCTTCAACAATTCGTGTAAGGGGTATTACTTCAATTGGTAACAATGATCCTCTTTGGGTAGTAGATGGTGTCGTAGTTGATAACGGAGGAATTGGTTTTTTAAACCAAGCTGATATCGAAACTATGGATGTTTTGAAAGACGCAGCATCTCAGGCAATATACGGTGCCCGTGCTGCCGCGGGTGTAATTCTTATTACTACCAAAAAAGGAAAATCGGGTAAGATGAGCGTGTCTTATAATGGATATGCAGGTTTTTCTCAAGCGGCAAGAAAGCTGAATTTATTGGATGCGACTCAGTATACTACACTAATGAACGAGCGTTATGCTAATGGTTATGTTCCATCTCCAACTAATCCTTTTGTACTTCCTTATCAATCTACTACTGCTTATGGAAAAGGAACTGATTGGCAAGATGCCATTTTTAATGACAGTGCAGTGCGGACTGGACATGAATTAAGTTTAAGCGGCGGAAATGATGTTTCAACTTTTTATGCATCTTTTGGATTGTTAGATCAAGAAGGGATTGTTGCTTCTCCAATTTCTAATTATAACAGAAAAAATATTCGTTTAAATTCTACGCACAAAATTATGAAAGGCTTGACTTTTGGTCAGACATTAGGTTATTCTCATGAGAAAAATATCGGATTGGGGAATACTAATAGTGAGTTTGGAGGACCTTTAAGTTCTGCCATTAATCTTGACCCTACAACTCCACTTGTTGTAACAGATCCTGTAGAGGCTAATCTTCCGCCATATAGTAATCAAGCAGGGATTTTTAGAGATGCAAATGGACATCCATATGGTATATCTCAGGTAGTTACTCAGGAAATGAGTAATCCATTAGCTTATATTCAAACGCGATTAGGAAATTACGGATGGTCTGATAATTTTGTTGGGAATGCATATTTAGAGCTGGAAGTGATTAAAGGATTGAAACTGAAAAGTACTGTAGGCGGTAAATTAGCATATTGGGGTTCTGAAAGCTTTAATCCTGTATCATACCTAAACTCTTCAACTATAAATGCTGTGAACAGCTTAGGCAGAGGAACTAATAAAGGTTTTGGATGGACAGTTGAAAATACGATTTCGTATACCAAAAAAATTGAAGACCATACTTTCACCGTTTTGGGCGGTCAGGGAGCGTATGTTGATAATATTTCGTCAGGGACTTATGTAACTTATAAAAATATTCCGGCTGATAATTTTGATGACGCATCATTCAATTATGGTGCTGTAAAAGATAATATTACTGCATCTGCTTACGATGGATATGAGCATGTTGTGACATCTTTGTTTGCTAGAGCGACGTATGATTATAAAGAAAAATATTTATTTACGGGTAATATTCGCCGTGATGGCTCATCCCGCTTTGGTAACAACAATAAATATGGTGTTTTCCCATCATTCTCTTTAGGCTGGGTTCCTACAAATGAAGATTTTTGGCCACAAAATGATGTTGTAACAAGTCTAAAAGTTAGAGGCGGTTACGGAATTGTAGGCAGTGATGCAATTGGTGATTTTAAATATGAAGCTACTGTAAGCGGCGGACGAAATTACACTTTAGGTAATCAAGGATCGGTTGTTATTGGAACCAGTCCAAATGCGCCGGCAAATCCTGATTTAAAATGGGAAGAAACCAGTCAAAGTAACATCGGATTTGATGCTGTATTTTTCAAAGATCTTAACTTAACAATTGATTTTTATAATAAAAAAACTATTGGTATTCTACAAGATATTAAGCTTCCAGGTTATGTTGGTACTACTGGAAATCCTTCTGCAAATATTGCCGATATGGAAAACAAAGGTATCGATATCGAATTTGGGTATAGAAAAAAAATAGGGCAGGTTAATTTTAAATTGGGAGGTAATATTTCTTATGTCGAAAATAAAGTAACCAATTTAGGTAACGGTATCAAGTTTATAGATGGAAATGCTTCTTTCCAAAGTATGGGTAATATCACTAGAACACAAGTTGGTCATCCAATAAATTCATTTTACGGTTATAAAACTCAAGGAATTTTTCAAAATCAAGATGAAGTTAATGCCTATACAAATTCTTCAGGAGGTTTAGTGCAGCCAAATGCTCAGCCAGGAGATTTTAAATGGCAGGATACAAATAATGATGGAAAAATTACTGATGATGATAAGACTTTTATTGGAAATTCACTTCCTAAATATACTTACGGTATTACATTAAATGTAGATTTCAAAAATTTTGATCTAGTAATCTTTACACAAGGAGCTGTTGGAAATCAGATTTTTCAAGGGTTAAGAAGGTTAGACATTGGAAATGCTAATTATCAGACATCTGCTTTGGGCCGTTGGACAGGAGAAGGAACTAGTAATTCGTATCCAAAATTATCAACAGTAGATGGAAATAAAAACTTCACAAATGCATCGGATTTTTATTTAGAAGATGGTGATTATTGGAGATTCAAAACGATTCAATTAGGATATAGTTTACCAAGTGATATAATTGGTAAAATAGGATTATCTAAAACTAGAATTTATGTAACAGGTGAAAATTTATTCACATTTACGAAATACACAGGTTACGATCCTGAAATTGGGGGTGGTGTAATTGGAGTTGATAGAGGGTATTATCCGCAGGCAAAATCATTTATGTTGGGCGTTAATTTACAATTTTAA
- a CDS encoding RagB/SusD family nutrient uptake outer membrane protein codes for MKLKNIKNLGIAVGVLFTVSSCSEEFLHVEPKGLELVGNYYKNEDQAYSGLVAVYDVMGKQSRGFENMICMLNAGSDDFFAAGGGAGDGAGIHAFDNYTLDQINIPESFWSDFYQGISRANILLERLPETSMDADKKARFTAETKALRAYYYFELVRTFKNIPLILHSISPSETYNIVQALPNEVYAQIEKDLIEAKAVLPNKLLSVDTEAGRLTKGSVQALLGKVYLYEGKNSLAAAELAEVNGTPGGTSVYGYKLLSKFADLWKISNKFNSEAIIEITHTDKSNADWGFWGSGADEGNSVNIMVGPRGYTRPTNSPAPDYVSGWSFNTVTPALYNVLKGDPRFDATILDMKALKADGTADWAPNYQDTGYFLKKFAPLNSDTSTGGGATALNYKQDVYAIRLADTYLMEAEALGGTGARAQALLDAVRARVGLASVPVSKDAIMLERRKELAGEGHRWFDLVRTGAAPAALASKGFVPGKNEIWPIPYNNIPNTKIVQNPNY; via the coding sequence ATGAAACTTAAAAATATAAAAAATTTAGGCATTGCTGTTGGAGTACTTTTTACAGTCTCCTCCTGTAGTGAAGAATTCTTGCATGTTGAACCGAAGGGTTTAGAATTGGTTGGGAATTATTATAAAAATGAAGATCAGGCTTACTCTGGTTTAGTCGCTGTTTATGATGTTATGGGCAAACAGTCCAGAGGGTTTGAAAACATGATTTGTATGCTGAATGCTGGTTCAGATGATTTTTTTGCTGCCGGCGGCGGAGCAGGAGACGGAGCTGGAATTCATGCATTCGATAATTATACTTTAGATCAGATCAATATACCAGAAAGTTTTTGGAGTGATTTTTATCAAGGGATTTCAAGAGCTAATATTTTATTAGAGAGGCTGCCGGAAACTAGCATGGATGCAGATAAAAAAGCACGCTTTACAGCAGAGACAAAAGCACTTCGAGCTTACTATTATTTTGAGTTAGTGCGTACATTCAAAAATATTCCATTGATTCTGCATTCTATTTCACCATCAGAAACTTATAATATTGTACAAGCTTTGCCAAATGAAGTTTATGCTCAAATAGAAAAGGATTTGATCGAAGCGAAAGCAGTTTTGCCTAATAAACTGTTATCGGTTGATACCGAAGCAGGCCGATTGACTAAGGGTTCTGTGCAGGCTTTATTAGGTAAAGTGTACTTGTATGAAGGGAAAAACAGTTTAGCAGCAGCTGAACTGGCCGAAGTAAACGGTACGCCAGGAGGAACAAGCGTGTATGGATATAAATTATTAAGCAAGTTTGCTGACCTATGGAAAATTAGCAACAAATTTAATTCAGAAGCCATTATTGAAATTACACATACCGACAAGAGCAATGCGGATTGGGGATTTTGGGGCAGCGGTGCCGATGAAGGAAACAGTGTAAATATTATGGTTGGTCCGCGCGGTTATACAAGACCAACAAATTCACCTGCACCAGACTATGTTTCTGGATGGAGTTTTAATACAGTAACACCAGCCTTGTATAATGTTTTAAAAGGTGATCCGCGTTTTGATGCAACCATATTAGATATGAAAGCATTGAAAGCTGATGGAACAGCAGATTGGGCTCCTAATTATCAAGATACGGGATATTTCTTAAAAAAATTCGCCCCTTTAAATTCTGATACTTCAACAGGAGGAGGAGCAACAGCATTGAATTACAAACAGGATGTGTATGCGATTCGTTTAGCAGATACTTATTTAATGGAGGCTGAAGCACTTGGAGGAACAGGAGCCAGAGCACAAGCACTATTAGATGCGGTTAGAGCGAGAGTAGGTTTAGCTTCGGTACCTGTTTCTAAGGATGCAATAATGTTAGAAAGAAGAAAAGAATTAGCAGGTGAAGGACACCGTTGGTTTGATCTGGTACGTACAGGTGCAGCGCCGGCAGCTCTGGCTAGTAAAGGTTTTGTGCCTGGTAAAAATGAAATTTGGCCAATACCTTACAATAACATACCGAACACAAAAATTGTTCAAAATCCTAATTACTAA
- a CDS encoding glycoside hydrolase family 16 protein yields the protein MKKYLSRINLIIVLNCLLFISCSGSNSDEPVTADQTPENLKVTASIVGATAQNPNGDGTGVVNFTLSAANASSYKITLGNGETKEVTNGSFSYTYTASGTNTYVLYVSAYNAGKFVSTSLSITVLVESKLIWSDEFNTDGAPDPAKWTFQIWDPGHVNSELQSYTNRPENTIVQGGVLKIKAIREKYGKGDFTSGRLESNGKFDFTYGKIVIRAKLPTGVGTWPAVWMLGSNIGSAGWPACGEVDILESVGKEMYVNHSSLHSPGRSGATPDTGTISVPNDNTEFHIYTADWRAGYIKFYVDDKLYYTFINSDKFPFNKNFYLIVNFAMGGVWGGTVDPNFTSSVFEVDYIRVYN from the coding sequence ATGAAAAAATATCTTTCTAGAATTAATTTAATTATTGTGCTGAACTGCCTGCTCTTTATTTCCTGCAGCGGTTCAAATTCAGATGAGCCGGTAACAGCAGATCAAACACCTGAAAATTTAAAAGTTACAGCTTCAATTGTTGGGGCTACGGCGCAAAATCCAAATGGAGACGGTACCGGTGTTGTAAATTTTACTTTATCGGCGGCTAATGCATCATCATATAAAATTACTCTTGGAAATGGAGAAACAAAAGAAGTGACAAATGGCAGTTTTTCTTATACTTATACTGCATCGGGTACTAATACTTATGTGTTATATGTGTCTGCTTATAATGCTGGTAAATTTGTCAGTACATCGCTCTCTATTACCGTTTTGGTAGAATCCAAGTTAATTTGGTCTGATGAATTTAATACTGATGGCGCACCAGATCCAGCCAAATGGACTTTCCAGATTTGGGATCCGGGACACGTTAACAGCGAACTTCAGTCATATACCAATCGTCCTGAAAACACAATTGTTCAAGGCGGTGTTTTGAAAATAAAAGCCATCAGAGAAAAATACGGAAAGGGTGACTTCACCTCTGGAAGATTGGAATCCAATGGAAAATTCGATTTCACGTATGGTAAAATTGTAATCAGGGCAAAACTGCCTACTGGTGTTGGGACTTGGCCTGCAGTCTGGATGCTGGGCAGTAATATTGGCAGCGCTGGGTGGCCTGCCTGTGGCGAAGTTGATATTTTAGAATCGGTTGGAAAAGAGATGTATGTCAATCATTCCTCATTACACTCTCCCGGCCGTTCAGGAGCAACTCCAGATACTGGAACTATAAGCGTGCCGAATGATAATACCGAATTCCATATTTACACTGCAGATTGGAGAGCAGGTTATATAAAGTTTTATGTAGATGACAAGCTGTATTACACTTTTATAAATTCGGATAAATTCCCTTTCAACAAAAACTTTTACCTGATTGTCAATTTTGCTATGGGAGGAGTTTGGGGAGGTACTGTAGATCCAAATTTTACGTCTTCAGTTTTTGAGGTGGATTATATAAGAGTGTATAATTAA
- a CDS encoding glycoside hydrolase family 30 protein, translated as MKKINQLGRLFFIIAFSAIHISCSSSNEGGDTPAPAPTPTPVVKNEVDFWLTTGNQSALLQKQTGILAFGNKVNIYQNIEVNDTQKYQSIDGFGFTLTGGSAQVINQLTAQKKKELLQELFGSGDNSIGLSYLRISIGASDLNASPFTYDDMPTGQTDVSLANFSLAPDMTDLIPLLKEILAINPNIKIMGTPWSAPLWMKDNNNFVGGSLQPKYYEVYAQYFVKFIQKMKAEGIVIDAVTPQNEPLHEGNNPSMVMTALEQADFIKNNLGPAFKSANIATKIIAYDHNCDNPQYPITVLKDAAAYPFVTGSAFHLYGGDISALTTVHDAFPDRDVYFTEQYTSSTGAFAGDLKWQTKNVIIGSMRNWSKNALQWNLANDGTFGPHTQGGCTTCKGAITINSSESLSRNVGYYAAAHASKFLPAGSVRIGSAVVGSLHNVAFKTPDGKKVLLVVNDGSSVELFNVKYNGKWITTSLEGGAVGTYIWQ; from the coding sequence ATGAAAAAAATAAATCAATTAGGCAGGCTGTTTTTTATAATAGCATTTTCAGCCATACACATCAGCTGTTCTTCTTCAAATGAAGGAGGAGATACGCCAGCACCAGCACCTACGCCAACTCCTGTTGTAAAAAATGAAGTCGATTTTTGGCTGACAACAGGGAATCAATCTGCACTTTTGCAAAAGCAGACGGGTATTTTAGCCTTTGGGAACAAGGTAAATATTTATCAGAATATTGAAGTTAATGATACTCAAAAGTATCAGTCAATTGATGGTTTTGGATTTACATTAACAGGCGGAAGTGCCCAAGTGATAAATCAGCTGACTGCTCAAAAGAAAAAAGAATTATTGCAGGAATTGTTTGGTTCAGGTGATAATTCAATTGGATTGAGTTATTTGAGAATCAGTATTGGAGCTTCTGATCTGAATGCTTCTCCTTTTACTTATGACGATATGCCGACAGGACAGACAGATGTTAGTCTGGCTAATTTTAGTCTGGCTCCTGATATGACCGATTTGATTCCGCTGCTGAAAGAAATTCTGGCGATTAATCCTAATATAAAAATAATGGGTACTCCTTGGTCTGCACCGCTTTGGATGAAAGACAATAATAATTTTGTGGGTGGGAGTCTGCAACCTAAATATTATGAAGTATATGCTCAGTATTTTGTGAAATTCATTCAAAAAATGAAAGCTGAAGGAATTGTAATCGATGCGGTTACTCCTCAAAACGAACCTTTACACGAGGGTAACAATCCGAGTATGGTAATGACTGCTTTGGAGCAGGCCGATTTTATTAAAAATAACTTAGGACCTGCATTTAAATCGGCCAATATTGCGACAAAGATTATTGCCTATGACCATAATTGTGATAACCCCCAATATCCTATTACGGTTTTAAAAGATGCGGCAGCTTACCCTTTTGTAACTGGTTCGGCATTTCATTTGTACGGAGGTGATATCAGTGCGCTTACAACCGTTCATGATGCATTCCCAGATAGAGATGTTTATTTCACGGAGCAGTACACCTCATCTACAGGCGCATTTGCAGGAGATTTAAAGTGGCAGACCAAAAATGTAATTATCGGCTCAATGCGTAATTGGAGTAAAAACGCTCTGCAGTGGAATCTAGCCAATGACGGTACTTTTGGTCCTCATACACAAGGAGGATGCACAACCTGTAAAGGAGCAATAACAATAAACAGCAGTGAATCATTAAGCCGTAATGTAGGGTATTATGCAGCCGCTCATGCGTCCAAGTTTTTGCCTGCAGGTTCTGTCAGAATTGGGAGCGCAGTTGTAGGCAGTCTGCACAATGTTGCTTTCAAAACTCCGGATGGAAAAAAAGTGCTGCTGGTTGTCAATGATGGAAGCTCTGTCGAATTATTTAATGTTAAATACAATGGAAAATGGATTACTACTTCACTGGAAGGTGGAGCAGTAGGAACATATATTTGGCAATAG